ACCAAGATCTGCGTGGTCGTGGCGCGGGTCGTGGAAGACAAGATCAATATTATAGGAATAGGCTCCTACCCTTCCACCGGATTACGAAAAGGCGTGGTCGTGAATATGGATACTACGGTCAACTCCATCAGGAAAGCGGTGGAGGAGGCCGAGCTCATGGCGGGCGTCAAGATCGAGTCCTGCCTGGCGGGCATCGGCGGGCCCCACATAAAGAGCTTCAATTCGAACGGGGTAGTGGCGATCAAGGACAAAGAGGTAAGGGCGGACGACATCACGAGGGCAATAGATGCGGCCAAGGCAGTGGCCATACCCGCGGACCGGGAGCTTATCCACGTCATCCCCCAGGAATTCATCGTGGACGACCAGGACGGCATCTACGAGCCCACCGGCATCTCGGGGGTCAGGCTCGAAGTGAAAGTCCATATCGTGACGGGCAGCGTCTCCTCGGCCCAGAATATCATGAAGTGCTGCAAGCTCGCGGGCCTCAACGTGACCGACATCGTCCTCGCCCAGCTCGCCTCCGCGGAAGCGACCCTCACTCAGGAAGAGAGGGAGATCGGGGTCGCCCTTGTCGACATCGGCGGCGGCACGAGCGATATCGCCGTATTTTCGAACGGGAGCATCAGGTATACCTCGGTCTTGCCCTTCGGCGGCAACAACATCACCAATGACATCGCCATAGGCCTCAGGACCCCCGTGGAAGAGGCGGAGAAGATCAAGAAAAAATTCGGCTGTGCCTCCTCGGGCATGATCGGCGCGAACGAGACCATAGACGTGCCGAGCGTGGGCGGCAGGAAGCCCAGGACGCTGATGCGCAAGACCCTGGCCGACATTATCGAGCCCCGGGTCGAAGAGATCGCATCCCTTATCTACGAAGAGATCAGGAAATCAGGCGCGGAGAAAGTCCTCGCCTCAGGGGTGGTCCTTACCGGCGGATGCGCGAACCTGGAAGGCATGCCCGAGTACGTGGAAGGCATTTTCAACCTCCCGGCCAGGCGCGGCTACCCCATCGGCGTGGGAGGACTTATCGACGTGGTGAACAACCCCATATATTCTACCGGCGTAGGCCTTCTCCTCCATGGGTTCAAGGGGGGAAAAGCCAAAAGGCAGGGCTACGACCGGGCTGCAGGACTTACAAAAATGTTTTCGGGCGGCAAGATGATCGACAGGATGAGAGACTGGTTCAAAGAAATTTTCTAGGAGGTGCACGGTGAATACTGTATTTTACATGGATGAGTCCAATGGTTTCTCGGCCAAGCTTAAAGTAGTAGGTATCGGCGGCGGGGGCTGCAACGCCCTGAACAACATGGTGGAAGCGAATGTGCAGGGCGTCGAGTTCATCGCCGTCAATACGGACGTAAAGTCTCTCGCCATGTGCAAGGCGCCGACTAGAATACAGATAGGACAGCAGCTCACCCGCGGCCTCGGCGCGGGCGCCAATCCGGAGATCGGCAGAAAAGCGGCGCTCGAGGATGTGGACAGGATACGAGAACATTTAGAGGGCGCTGATATGGTCTTCATCACCTGCGGTCTGGGCGGCGGGACCGGGACCGGCGCATCCTCCGTAGTAGCCGAGATATCAAAAGAACTTGGGGCCCTCACCGTGGCCATCGCAACAAAACCCTTTGCCTTTGAAGCCAGGGACCGCATGAAGCAGGCCGAGCTCGGGGTCCAGCAGCTCAAGACAAGGGTAGACTCTCTCATCACCATCCCGAACCAGAGACTCCTCTCCATAGGCGGCAAACATATGACCATCATGGAAGCCTTCCTCAAAGCGGACGAAGTGCTCCTCAATGCCGTCAGAAGCATCTCCGACCTCATCATAGGATCAGGCCACGTGGTAGTCGATTTCGCCGACGTGAAGACCATCATGAGCGAGAGGGGCATGGCCATCATGGGCGTGGGCATGGCCTCCGGCGAGAACAGGGCCAAGGAAGCGGCCCAGAAGGCCATATCAAGCCCGCTTCTCGAAGACATCTCCATCCATGGGGCTCGCGGAGTGCTCATCAACGTGACGGGCAACTCGGATATGAAGCTCCATGAAGTCCACGAGGCCTCGACCCTCATCCAGGAACAGGCCCACGAAGACGCGAAAGTGATCTGGGGCCTCGTCTTCGACGACAATATGAACGACAACCTGAGAATCACCGTGATCGCCACCGGCTTCGAAGAGACCGTCACCCAGGAAGAAGGTAATATCGAGCCCATAAGAAGGGGAAGCAGGCTCTTCGAGGAAGAGGACATGCCGCCCTTCATGAAAAAGAAAGTAGCCGTGGACTACAAGGATATGAATAAGAAAGAGTCCATCGACATCGACGACGACCGGTACGACGTGCCCACCTTCCTGAGGAAGCAGGCCGACTGAAGGGGCACAGGCTAAATTTATGGGGGCGCTTTCCGTGAGCACGAGAACGGAAAGCGCCCCTTTGTGTAGAGGGAAGAAGTGATGAAAAAAGCAGCACCACCCCACGAGCGGGGAGCGATCGTAAAGAAGTGGCGGTCCATGATCCCCGTGGCCGTCCTCTTCCCCAACGCCTACTACATGGGCATGTCGAACCTCGCGGTCCACATGCTCTACAAGCACTTAAACCGCATGGATGACGTGGTCTGCGAGCGCACCTTTTGGGAAGAGAGCGGCGAGGCCCTCTCCGTGGAAAGCAACAGGCCCCTCGATGCCTTCGAGATCGTCTTCGTCACCCTTTCTTTCGAGTTAGACTATGTCAACCTCCCGAAGATCCTGAAGCGCGCGGGCATAGAGATTTCCGCCGGAAAAAGGAAGGAGGGCGATCCGCTCATCATCGCCGGAGGCATCACGGTCACCGCGAACCCCGAGCCCATCCACGATTTCATCGATCTATTCTTGATGGGAGATATCGAGGCGGTGATCCCGGACATCATGGATGCCTACCGGGAAGAGCGCGGAAAAAAGAGAGAAAAGGTCCTGGAGAAGCTCGGGAGCTTCGATTTTGCCTACGATCCAAGACAAATGGAGCCCTCCTATACCGAGGACGGGGCAATCCGCTCCTTTACGCCCGCCGGTTACACGGTGAAAGTGAAGCGGTATAAGGGGAAGTCCTTGGGCACCTCCCAGATCATGACCGACGGCACCGAGTTCAGCGATATGTACCTGGTGGAAGGCACGAGAGGCTGCCCCTCGAGGTGCCCCTTCTGCCTTTTAGGGAATTCCTACGGCTTCACCCATGACAACACGTCCCCCTTCGAAACGAATGAGACTCATATAGGCCTCATAGGCGGAGGCGTCTCCTTCCACCCGAGGCTGATCGAGACCATAAAGGAACTGAAACGGCAAGGCAAAGTCCCCCATTTGCCGAGCCTGAGGATGGACGAGGTCCCCTTGGACGTGATCGAGCAGATAAAGGACGACGTGAAGACCCTCACCTTCGGTGTGGAGGCAGGCACGGAAAGGTTGAGAAAGTCGATAGGCAAGCCCCTCACAGACAACGAGATCCTGGACAAGATCCAGGCGATCCTGGACATCGGTCCCTTCAACCTGAAG
The nucleotide sequence above comes from Syntrophorhabdaceae bacterium. Encoded proteins:
- the ftsA gene encoding cell division protein FtsA → MQREDGLLVGLDVGTTKICVVVARVVEDKINIIGIGSYPSTGLRKGVVVNMDTTVNSIRKAVEEAELMAGVKIESCLAGIGGPHIKSFNSNGVVAIKDKEVRADDITRAIDAAKAVAIPADRELIHVIPQEFIVDDQDGIYEPTGISGVRLEVKVHIVTGSVSSAQNIMKCCKLAGLNVTDIVLAQLASAEATLTQEEREIGVALVDIGGGTSDIAVFSNGSIRYTSVLPFGGNNITNDIAIGLRTPVEEAEKIKKKFGCASSGMIGANETIDVPSVGGRKPRTLMRKTLADIIEPRVEEIASLIYEEIRKSGAEKVLASGVVLTGGCANLEGMPEYVEGIFNLPARRGYPIGVGGLIDVVNNPIYSTGVGLLLHGFKGGKAKRQGYDRAAGLTKMFSGGKMIDRMRDWFKEIF
- the ftsZ gene encoding cell division protein FtsZ; the encoded protein is MNTVFYMDESNGFSAKLKVVGIGGGGCNALNNMVEANVQGVEFIAVNTDVKSLAMCKAPTRIQIGQQLTRGLGAGANPEIGRKAALEDVDRIREHLEGADMVFITCGLGGGTGTGASSVVAEISKELGALTVAIATKPFAFEARDRMKQAELGVQQLKTRVDSLITIPNQRLLSIGGKHMTIMEAFLKADEVLLNAVRSISDLIIGSGHVVVDFADVKTIMSERGMAIMGVGMASGENRAKEAAQKAISSPLLEDISIHGARGVLINVTGNSDMKLHEVHEASTLIQEQAHEDAKVIWGLVFDDNMNDNLRITVIATGFEETVTQEEGNIEPIRRGSRLFEEEDMPPFMKKKVAVDYKDMNKKESIDIDDDRYDVPTFLRKQAD
- a CDS encoding radical SAM protein — its product is MKKAAPPHERGAIVKKWRSMIPVAVLFPNAYYMGMSNLAVHMLYKHLNRMDDVVCERTFWEESGEALSVESNRPLDAFEIVFVTLSFELDYVNLPKILKRAGIEISAGKRKEGDPLIIAGGITVTANPEPIHDFIDLFLMGDIEAVIPDIMDAYREERGKKREKVLEKLGSFDFAYDPRQMEPSYTEDGAIRSFTPAGYTVKVKRYKGKSLGTSQIMTDGTEFSDMYLVEGTRGCPSRCPFCLLGNSYGFTHDNTSPFETNETHIGLIGGGVSFHPRLIETIKELKRQGKVPHLPSLRMDEVPLDVIEQIKDDVKTLTFGVEAGTERLRKSIGKPLTDNEILDKIQAILDIGPFNLKLYFMVGLYGETADDVDSIGELVKHLKHLMLRAAAPRGNIGSITVHASPFVPKAATPFQWLPMDDQASLKEKLTRLKRIFGKVDNTFFTHESVKYSVLQGILARGDRRLKGAIVKLAEGEPPAKVWRESPLNPDFFTLRERGEDEVFPWDFIKGVVGKEMLRKRLEVCVKGLKD